Genomic segment of Candidatus Methanosuratincola sp.:
CAAGATGCCTATGGAAGGAGCGGAGGGAGCTCAGCTGTTCATCAGGGTTTATGTTGTATAGGAAAGACCTGAACGGCACGATTATGAGCGGGAATCTGCGCCCGAGATCGAAATTACGCATGTCTGCCACAGAGACCTTTGGGCTGAGCCCCATCGCCGATGCCTTCTCCTTGAGCTGGTTCAGCATCCTTTGAGAGATGTCAATCCCCTCTACATCGATCCCTTCCTTAAGGAGCTCCAAAAAGATCCGGCCTGTCCCGCAGCCCACCTCGAGGACTTTCCCTTGTACTTTCTTGGCTTCCCTCCTGTAGAAGTCGATGTCTTCGCGGTAATTACCGTACATTATGTCATAGACTTCAGCCCATTGGTCGTATTCCGTGATTTTTTATGCCCCCTCTGGAGATAGATATATCGGCACCAATCAACTTAAGAATTTCTAAAGAGGCTACGGCAATCCGGAAAGATCAAAGGAAGGTCATTTTTGACCGGCTCAAAAATTATTGCAGCCCGTTATCGAAATCATTCTATTTTGGCCTTAATCGATTTTTTATTCCGACCCCGCGAGATTCATCCTACAGAATACTCACTGTTGTAGGCATCCAGCCTGCCATCAAGCATTCAATGGGGGATTGCCCCGATAGTTTTGGACGGAAAGACCCAGTCAAGAAAGATTATTGTTTGGACGTGCGCCCTCGGCGGATCGGCCTTTGTGCGGAGGTCAGAGCCGCTGGATGCTGAGCTGGCATGGTCGTAAGAGTGTTTACTTCATGACCGAGAGATTGTCCGCCCCGAGCCTTGAGTTAAGAATGAGTGGGCCGGTCCGGACTCGAACCGGAGACCACCGCCGTGTCAGGGCGGTATCCTAACCAAACTAGACGACCGGCCCAGCGTCAGACTATTTTTGAAATGGCTTTATATTAAATTAACTATGTGCAAGGCTGTTTCAATCACCCCGCATTTGCTGCAGGATCAGCGCAGCCCCTTTTGATTCGGCCTCAATTGAGAACTGAAAAAGGCACCGCCGACGTGGCGATTCTTATTCAGGAGGTCATTCCTGAAGATCTGACCGAATCCTGATCGCCACAGCTCTGCCGCAACGGGGGCATGATCGGCCACGCAGAAAGACCCTGACGTCAGAGTGGCTGGGACAGAACCTGCTCACCTGCTGGTCCTTGAAATATACCTTTTCTGCATTTGCTCCTCCCTTTCTCGAGACCAGCAACTCCCCGCAGTCCGGGCAGCACGTGTTCTGCTCAAGAGCCTCCATCGTTCCACCGATATATACATTGTTTAGACCGCGTTGGATCCCGAAGAGCCTGATTTTTTCAAGAGACTCGAGTCCGATCTCAGGGTGGTCTTTTAAGCGATGGTACCTGCGCACCATGATGAAGTGGACGGGGGTCTCCGGGTCTAATTCGAGGCGGACCCATTCACAGAAACGGCCTATCTCGTCTGGGCTGTCGTTCATCCCTCGGATCACAGGGTAGGCTAACTCGAGGTGTATCCCTTTGTCAAACGCAGCCTTGCATGTCCCAAGAACAGGCTCTAAGGAGCCCCCACAGACCTCCTTGTAGAACTGGCTAGAGAATCCCTTTATGTCAACCTTTATTGCATCCGCGACATCCAGGAGCTCGCCACGGGCGCGGTCCGCGATGTAACCGTTAGTATTCAACACGCAGTAGAGGCCTTCATCATGTGCAAGCCTCGAGGTTTCGATCACGTACTCTGACCAGACGACCGGCTCGTTGAAGGTCCAGGCGATGCCGTCTACCCCTCTGGACATTGCCTCCGAAACGAGTTCCTCGGGGGAGAGGCGCCTGTACGGCGCAACGTCAAACTCGCCCTCGATGAGGGGGTAGTTCTGGCAGTAGAGGCACCTCAGATTGCATCCGAACGACCCGACGGAATATAACCTTGAACCAGGCAGAAAGTGGAAGATGGGCTTCTTCTCGATATTGTCTACGGTGGAGACCGATACGATGCCATAGTTGGTCGATAACAGGCTGCCGCCGACATTCTTCCTGACCAGGCAGAAGCCGACCTTGCCGTCCCTTATCAAGCATGTGCGGGGGCAGAGGAGGCACCTCACGTCGCCCCCTTCGCGTTCCCACCATTTTGCAGGGCAGAATGCATCCACACGATCGAATGCGCTTTTCTATCTAATATTGGATTCTGAACTCTGTGAAGCAGGGGCGCCGTAGCGACAGGGAACTCCCATCCGGAGGGGCAGATCAGTGGCTCAACCTGGTGTGAACTACCCCGCCCTTTCGGAAGGGGACTTCCCGCCGAATAAGTTAAAAAGGCAGCTGTATTTTTGGGGGTCAGAGCTAGTTGGTGATAAGAGGCAGGGCTGCCCTGTCTGTTTTGGGGATTACAGGGGCTCTCGCGATCTTCCTTTGGCTTTCGATTCCGCCCTTGCTGTCAGCCACAGTTAGACCGGTGTATGGGATCATAATCGTTGGGGCAGAAGAGGTAGAGTGCAGGTATGAGCCTGCGCCAGAGGGGATACTCTTTGATAGGCCGCTAAATTTTGCGGCCATGAGGGTCAACATCTCCGGTACCAAGAGCTCAATTGGGCCGGTAACCACCCTTATAGTGAAGCTTCCGGACAATTCCACGCATCTCCTGAGGAACTACGTCTACCCATCAGACGCACCCGCAAGGGTTGCCATCAACAGGTTTGGTGATGTGGTCTACGAGACATATTCGGCTGATCACTGGTTGGAGCTGCAGCAAGTCCCTTACGGGGAGACCTACGAACTCTCTCTCGGAGCGGGCGACTTCATTGGATCCTACAATCTCATGGTTAACACAGCAGGCAAGGACTTTCTTCCTTCAGATGCGGTCGTGGTCGGCTTAGTCCCGATAAGCGACAGGTACTTGCTATACACCGAGGAATCGAAAATAATGGTGGTGGGATTCGAATGGTGGGGAAGCGGATGGATCCCGCTCTCAATTACCAGATGCCTGGTCGACGGGAATCCGGTTCCTGTTAGAGGTCCGACTGTGGATTTGACCGGGCTCGCCGGTAAGCACACGGTGGAGTTGACGCTTGAGGCAGAGATCCCGCTCATTTTTTGGTGGAGCCCCACTTTCAAATCGAGTTCCGTCCAGGACTTCGGAGAGTCGTGAGGAGGTAGGTCGATCGTGGCTGATCCAAGAGTCTTCTGGCTCATCGTGTTGCTTGCCGCCTCGGCAGCAGCCTGCATACAGCCCGTGGGCGCATACACCGAGAGCTTTGTCCTGACCCCTGCGCAGCTCAGGTGGAACTGGCAGGCATATCCCGTATTCCCAAACGACGAGGCCTCGCGCCTAGGCTTCGAGCAGCCCATCCTGAGCTACCAGGCATACACCACACCAGACGGGTTTGAGCTTAATGTCCTCGCATCTGTTCCGACCGGAGGCAGCGGGTGGCCCAACGCGAACGTAACCGGAAGCCTCTCATACTCCTCCTCTGTCGAGAGGGCGCTCTCTTACTTGACGTGGGAAGTCCTCAATTACAACGTGAGGGCGCCAGTCCTCCATGACCCGGATGACGGGGTGGGGCTCTCCTGCCCGCCTGCAGGCATGGGGGACGCGCGATACGGAGCGGGCCCTTCGAGTGGAACCGTCCTACTTGGCGCGAGCAAGTACTCGGGCGGCGAGACAAGGTACACGGTAGTTGGCCCTGCCGCATGGGCGGTGGCGAGCTACTCGTACTGGAACAACGAGTACATCACGGACTATGCGGAGGTCAGAGTGAGGGTGACGATGACATCCCTGGGCTTGACCCTTCATTGGGCAGAGCTCGATATTTCAGCCAGCAGATACGAGGCGCCCGTAGGTGCCACGATTCAGTTCCATGCATCGGCAAAGGACGGCGCCGCCCCCTACGCCTTCTGCTGGGAGTTCGGCGACGGCAGCAGGTCCTACGATCAGAGCCCGTCGAAATCCTACACCTCTCCTGGGTCATACACAGTAACATGCACGCTCACCGATTCCATGGGCATCACGGATTCAAAGAGCTTCGATCTGATCATCAGCACATACCTCACGATCATGCCATCGACCGGAGGGGGCACTACCCCCTCGCCTGGAACATATGCTTACACCTCGACGCGGCAGGTCTCTGTACAGGCCTCACCCTCCTCAGGGAATTGCTTCTCCCATTGGCTCTTGGACAACCAGGCCGTCTTCTCCAACCCGATCTCGATAGTGACGGACGCCAACCATACTCTTACCCCAGTGTTCGCCCCAGTACAAACCGGGTTCGACTTCAGCTTGTCAAAATCCGGGGATCTTGTGGTCAACAGGGGCGGAAGCGGAAGCGCCTCGGTCTTTGCAACTCTTCTGTCGGGCAACACAGAACAGGTCTCACTCAGCCATCTTTGGGCAGGCAGTATTCCTCTAGACGTCTCGATCGGTTTATCCCCCCTCACGATAGTGCCGACAGCGTCAGCCTCCTTACAAATCCAGACAGGCACGGGCACCCAGGCAGGGAGCTACACGCTGAGGATTGTTGGCACGGCCGAGGGGGGTCTAACGAGGAGCGTGGAGGTTGCGGTCATGATCACAGAGACGCTGCCTCCGCCTGTTTATTACTCCCTGACTGTACAGCCCTCAGATGGCGGGGGTTCCAACCTGGCACCAGGGACCTACACGTACAAGGCCGGCAGCATCGTTACGCTGATCGCGACACCGCACCCCGGGTACAACTTCCAGAAGTGGTCGATCAACGGCATAGACTACAGCAACGACACGATTCAAGTAACGATGAATGAGAACAAGACCGCGGTCGCTAAGTTCTCGCTTGAAGAACAAACGCAGAGCACCGAACCAGTAGTAGTCTCCCCGTGCAACATACTCACTGGGGCGGCGCTCGACAGGGTGGTTGTTAACGAGAACTTTGGGATAAACGTGACCGGCACTGTACCAGGAGTCTCCTCCCCCTCGGAGGTGACTATTACGGCATGGCTTGACCCGTCAGGTGCAATATGCTGCTCAGAAGACGGATGGAAGGATTCAGTGTGCAAGTTCACCGGCACGACCACCACAAATGCCTCGGGGTGGTTCACAATCTCGTTCGGGGAGCTGGCGGGCAGGTTCTACTCGACGAACAGGAGCGCGCCGGTGGGATCGCAGCACTATGCTTATGCGGTTGTGTCTGTCGGATCGATAAGCCATTCCTATAACAGCACTTGGAAGGTCGACGCCGTCCAGGTGGCTGCTGAGTTCGACTACAACCTGACTGGTGCGACCGCAATGTTCAGGTTCATCTACATGACGGATGGCTATCCAGTAACGTCCAGGGGCGGGTATTATATGACCTCAATCGAGGGGGCGTACAGTGCTATATCCGGCGGGACTCTCAATGCGAGCAGGCTCTCGACGCCGTGCGATCCCTATGGATTCGCGAATCTGTACATACCCTACGAGGAGATGAATGCGTCCACGCTCAGGTCGTCAGTAGAGCTGCCAGTCTGGGCGACCCTAAAGGACGGGACGGTCTTCAGGGCGACTTGGCTGCCAATCAGCAGGATCACCTACACAACGCTAGCACCAGTGGTATACCAGTTCAATGCAACATGCCTCGCAGTCGAGGCGGTCGACTGGGGAGACCGTGCTAACTTGACGGGGGTGCAGGGCGTGTGGGCGGCACTCTACTGGGACACGTATGAACATGGCTTCAACGGCACCCACGGGCTGCTCGGTCTCTATGGACCGACGCAAGGGCTGAGCCTGGTCAGGCAGGAGGGGAGGACGTACATCGACCCGAGCCGCTCGAGCCCAGGAGATGACCTCATCCCGGTGGATGGCACACTCTCAATCCCGGAGAACAAAGTCGAGGCGGAAATTGCCGTTGCAACCTTTGCTGATTACCACGGGGTAACTGCCCTGGGAGGAGGGCCGGAAGGGCTGTGGCTTCAACTGATCCCCGGACGCTCTTCATCAATGCTGTACAACCCAATCAGGGACGGAAGAATCCTATTGGTCGGCAAGATCTAGGCATTGAAGATCGGTCAATATGTCGGAATGGATGGTGGTGAAGGGGCATGCACGTAGCAATAACTGCTATTCTGATCTCGGTCTCAATGGTTGCGATAATAACCGGATTTGCGTTTGGTGGACATTACATCGCAATGCAGACGCCAAGATCCTCCGAGGTCACAATCCCGATGAAGGCGGCTGAACTTGGCACTATCATCTCTAAAAACGGATCCGGCATCGTGTTCGGATTCTCAACCAGCGGATTTCCGATGGTCGAGAAGGAACTGGGGGCTTTCAACATCACCCTAAGCCTTCCAGGAGGATCCCATAGCGTTCTGCTCGAGAAGAGCGCCTTATGCATAATTGGGAGCGCGGCGACTGGCGTCCCCGGAGAGAACTTTTCGGTCATCTGCGATGGGCAGGACTCGGGCGTTCTGAACGGGGGGAGTGGGGTCAGGGTCTTCAATGGAATGCATTCGGACGAGCGGGCAGTATTCATAATGCCGATACCCACGATCTGGTACGCGTGCTCTGCGAGCGATCTCAACGTGACCACCCATTCGGTGAGGATCATCGTCGGTAGGATCGCGGGTCCTTTTTCAGCAGCCGGAACGTTTGACCTTTTGCTTCTCAAGAGCGGTTGGAAGGGATTGACTTACCTGAGGTATGCAGACGTCCCGGGAGTTGCTGATATCTTTGTAGACGGTACCGGAGCCCTCAGTTTCACTGTCGGCAGGGGGGACAAGCTTACGGTCGAGCTCGGTTGTATCTGCTATACCCCAGTCAGGTTGAGGTGAAGGGAATGGACAGAGCCTTTACGACCATAATTTTGATGGCATCGCTGTTGGCGGCGGGAGGATTGTATGCGACAGCCTCGGCCACATTCTGGGAGGGTGCGGGCCTGGCGATGGCGGAGCGCGCTGTGGACGGAATGGCATTTCAGATGGCCGCAGTGGTGGCAGAGGCGGCCTGCGAGGCAGCGCAGAGCGGCACGGCTGTGAGAGTGCATATCGTCTTAACAGAGGTGGCATTGGTCGAGGCCTCAGGGAACCGCATAGCCGTGATTACCTCGTTCAAAGGCAGGTTGCT
This window contains:
- the amrS gene encoding AmmeMemoRadiSam system radical SAM enzyme; the encoded protein is MDAFCPAKWWEREGGDVRCLLCPRTCLIRDGKVGFCLVRKNVGGSLLSTNYGIVSVSTVDNIEKKPIFHFLPGSRLYSVGSFGCNLRCLYCQNYPLIEGEFDVAPYRRLSPEELVSEAMSRGVDGIAWTFNEPVVWSEYVIETSRLAHDEGLYCVLNTNGYIADRARGELLDVADAIKVDIKGFSSQFYKEVCGGSLEPVLGTCKAAFDKGIHLELAYPVIRGMNDSPDEIGRFCEWVRLELDPETPVHFIMVRRYHRLKDHPEIGLESLEKIRLFGIQRGLNNVYIGGTMEALEQNTCCPDCGELLVSRKGGANAEKVYFKDQQVSRFCPSHSDVRVFLRGRSCPRCGRAVAIRIRSDLQE
- a CDS encoding class I SAM-dependent methyltransferase codes for the protein MTEYDQWAEVYDIMYGNYREDIDFYRREAKKVQGKVLEVGCGTGRIFLELLKEGIDVEGIDISQRMLNQLKEKASAMGLSPKVSVADMRNFDLGRRFPLIIVPFRSFLYNINPDEQLSSLRSFHRHLEPNGRLILNFFYPDLEMMMGLNKESEELLVSEEGKYILRQRSYFISEPDQIIETTAVLYKDGELYWKGTQRLALVFKREFELLLRIAGFRGWEVFGGFDGRPLTSYKQEMVWVAFK
- a CDS encoding PKD domain-containing protein, with protein sequence MADPRVFWLIVLLAASAAACIQPVGAYTESFVLTPAQLRWNWQAYPVFPNDEASRLGFEQPILSYQAYTTPDGFELNVLASVPTGGSGWPNANVTGSLSYSSSVERALSYLTWEVLNYNVRAPVLHDPDDGVGLSCPPAGMGDARYGAGPSSGTVLLGASKYSGGETRYTVVGPAAWAVASYSYWNNEYITDYAEVRVRVTMTSLGLTLHWAELDISASRYEAPVGATIQFHASAKDGAAPYAFCWEFGDGSRSYDQSPSKSYTSPGSYTVTCTLTDSMGITDSKSFDLIISTYLTIMPSTGGGTTPSPGTYAYTSTRQVSVQASPSSGNCFSHWLLDNQAVFSNPISIVTDANHTLTPVFAPVQTGFDFSLSKSGDLVVNRGGSGSASVFATLLSGNTEQVSLSHLWAGSIPLDVSIGLSPLTIVPTASASLQIQTGTGTQAGSYTLRIVGTAEGGLTRSVEVAVMITETLPPPVYYSLTVQPSDGGGSNLAPGTYTYKAGSIVTLIATPHPGYNFQKWSINGIDYSNDTIQVTMNENKTAVAKFSLEEQTQSTEPVVVSPCNILTGAALDRVVVNENFGINVTGTVPGVSSPSEVTITAWLDPSGAICCSEDGWKDSVCKFTGTTTTNASGWFTISFGELAGRFYSTNRSAPVGSQHYAYAVVSVGSISHSYNSTWKVDAVQVAAEFDYNLTGATAMFRFIYMTDGYPVTSRGGYYMTSIEGAYSAISGGTLNASRLSTPCDPYGFANLYIPYEEMNASTLRSSVELPVWATLKDGTVFRATWLPISRITYTTLAPVVYQFNATCLAVEAVDWGDRANLTGVQGVWAALYWDTYEHGFNGTHGLLGLYGPTQGLSLVRQEGRTYIDPSRSSPGDDLIPVDGTLSIPENKVEAEIAVATFADYHGVTALGGGPEGLWLQLIPGRSSSMLYNPIRDGRILLVGKI